GCGCCTCCTGGTGCCGGGAAGCCCGGGCTTTTCCGGGGGTCTGGGCCTCTTCCTTCTCCTCCTAGCCTCCTTCGGCCTCCTCCAAACCCTCCAGGGCCAGGGGGTAGGCCTCCTCCTTCTGGCCTACGGCCTCCACCTCCTCTTCCTGCTGGGCTCCCTCAGGAGGTCTTCGTGATCCTACCCCCCATCCCCACCCCCTTTGACCGGGAAGGCCGCCTGGACCCGGAGGCCTTCCGGGAGCTGGCCCTAGCCCTGGAGCCCCTGGTGGACGGGCTCCTCGTCTACGGTTCAGGCGGGGAAGGGGTTCACCTCTCCCCCGAGGAGCGCCGCCAAGGCCTAAGGGCCCTCAAGCCTAAGAAGCCCTTCCTGGTGGGCCTGATGGAGGAGACCCTGCCCCAGGCGGAGCGGGCCCTGGAGGAGGCCAAGGAGGCTGGGGCTTCCGCTCTCCTCGCTACCCCGCCCCGTTACTACCAAGGCAGCTTGGGCGAAGGCCTCCTCCGCTACTACCAGGCCCTGGCGGATAGGGCGCCCCTTTTCCTCTACCACGTGCCCCAGAACACCAAGGTGGAGCTTCCCCTCCCCGCCGTGGCCGCCTTAGCCCAGCACCCCGGGGTCCTGGGCATCAAGGACTCCAGCGGGGAGATGGGGAGGCTCGCCTTCTACCAGGCCCACCTCAAGGGCTTCCGGGTCTACACCGGCCACGCCCCCACCTTTCTGGCCGCCTTGGCCCTGGGGGCGGAAGGAGGGATTCTGGCCGCAGCCAACCTGGTCCCCAGGGCCTACGGGACCCTTCTCGCGCGCTTTCGGGAGGGCCGGATGGCGGAGGCCCAGGCCCTGCAGAAGAGGCTCTTCCCCCTGGGAGACCTCCTGGCCAGGGGCGGGGTTCCCCTCCTCAAGCAGGCCCTGAGGCACCTGGGCCTGCCCGCGGGCTACCCTAGGCCCCCTTACCCAGGGGAAAGCCCCCTGTGGAACGACTTCGTGACGGTGCTGGAGTCCCTGAGGGAAGAGGGGTGGATTTTGTGAAGAAGGTGGGCCTTCTCTTGGGCCTCCTCCTCTTGGCCGCCTGCGCCCCCAGGACCCTGGCCCCCGAGGCCCGTTTCCTGGGCGGAGAGGTCCTGGGCCTGGAGCCTATCCCCAACCCGGCCCTCCTCCTGGGCCTTAGGGTGGCCTTCCATAACCCGAACCCCTTCCCCTTGCCCCTCTCCGCCTTCGGGGCGCGGCTAAGGGTGGGGGAGGTGGCCTTGCCCCTGGACCTAAATCTCCCTCCTGGGGAGAAGGAGGAGGTCCTCCTCCTCCGCCTCACCCCTAGGGAGGCCCTCTCCACTGCCCGGGCCCTCCTCTCCCCAGAGGGGGCGGAGGTGGCCTTGGAGGGGGAGGTCTTGGGCGGTCGCCTCGCCTTCTTCCGCACCCGCCTGAGCCTCCCCCTGGAGCCTCCCAGGGTGCACCGGTCCGGGGTGAACCTCTCCCTGGAAAACCCCAATCCTGTCCCCTTGCGGGCGGAGGGGAGCCTGATGCTTTGGGGCCAGCGCCTCTCCGTGAGGGTGGACCTCCCGGCGAAGGGGGAGGGGCGGCTCCAGGTGGTGGGGTTCGGACCCGGACTGGAGGGAGGAGGCGGGCGGCTTGAGCTCCGCCTCGAGGTCCCGGGCTTCTTCGTCCAGGAGCTGGTCCTCCCCCTCTAAAGGCGGAAGGCCAGGGGCAGGAGGGTCCCCAGGGTGGTGACCTCCTCCCCCTCGGGCCCGTGGAGGACCACCTCCACCTCCGGCCCCCCGAACTCCAGGAGCACCTGGCGGCACCCCCCGCACGGGGGGATGGGTCCCTTGGGGCTGTAGACGTGGACCCGGTCTATGCGCCGCTTCCCCGATAGGACCATGGCGGCCACGGCGTTCCTTTCGGCACACTGGGAGAGGGGAAGGGCGGCGTTTTCCACGTTGACTCCCAGGAAGACCTCCCCTTCCGCCTCCAGGAGGGCCGCCACGGGAAAGCCCGAGTAGGGGGCGTAGGCCCGCTCCACATGGGCCTTGAGGAGGGCCTTAATCCTCTCCATGCTCCACCAACCTCTCCACCCGCACCCGCTCTATGCGGCGCTGGCTCGCGCTTTCCACCACGAAGCGCCAGCCCTGCCACTCCAGGCTCTCCCCCACGCTGGGGATGCGGGCAAACCGCTCGTAGAGGAAGCCCGAGAGGGTATCGTACTCCCCTTCGGGGAGCTCGACCCCCAAGGCTTCCGAGACCTCGTCTATGGGGGTCTGGGCCTGGATGGAGAGGGAACCGTTGGGGAGGCGCTTGATGGCGGCGTCCTCGGGCTCGTCCGTCTCGTCGTAGATCTCCCCCACGATCTCCTCCATCACGTCCTCCATGGTGGCCAGCCCGGCGGTGCCCCCGAACTCGTCCACCACGATGGCCATGTGCACCTTGCGGCGGCGGAGCTCCTTGAGGAGGCTCCAGGCGTCCATGTTCTCGGGGACAAAGTAGGGGGGGTGGGCGATGGAGGCCACGGTGCGCCCCTTCAGGTCCTCCTCGCAGTGGTAGTCCAGGAGGTCCTTGGCGTAGGCTATCCCCACGATGTGGTCCACGCTCTCCCGGAAGACGGGGACCCGGCTGTAGCCGTGCTCGCGGAAGAGGTGGAGGAACTCCTCCAGGGTGGCCTCGGCCTCTATGGCCACCATCTCCACCCGGGGGGTCATGATCTCCCGCACCGGGGTTTCCTCCAGCTCTAGGATGGAGTGGATCATCTCCTCCTCCTGGGCCTCTATGGCGCCCGCCTCCTCCGCCCCCGCCAGGATGAGCCTCAACTCCTCCTCGGACACCAGGGGCGTGCCCCGGGGCTCGAGGCGCAAAAGGCGCAAAAGCCCCCCCGAGGCGAAGGAGAAAAACCGGCCCAAGGGGTAGAAGAGGAGGGAAAGGAGGTAGATGGGCCAGACCGCCAGGCGGGCGATCCCGGGGGCATGGTGGACGGCGAGGGACTTGGGGGTGATCTCACCGAAGAAGAGGATAAGGAAGGTCATCGCCCCCGTGGCCACCCCCACCCCTGCGGAGCCGAAGGCCTCGGTGGCCAGCTTGGTCACCAAGGCGGTGGCGGCGATGTTCACCAGGTTGTTCCCCACCAGGATGGTGGTGAGGAAGCGGGTGATGTCCTGGGCCAAGAGGCGAAAGGGGCCGTTTTCCCTCTCCGCAAGCTCCCTCAGCTTCCAGGGGTAGAGGGTGGTGAGGGCGGTCTCAGTAGCGGAGAAAAAAGCGGAAAGCCCCAATAGAAAGGCCAAAAGAAGGGCCTCCCCAGAGCTTGGGGCTTGGGACTGGGCCAGGGCTGGGGAACCGAAGGGAAGGAGGAAGAGCCACCGACTCGGGGGTCTGTCCATATCACCTAGGCCCATTGTACACCAAAGGTGGCCCACCCCCCAGTCGCTGGTTTAGGCTTGTGTATAGTTGAAGAGTATGAAGGGTCCTCCCCCGCCCCTGGTGGCCGAGCTCTCCGCCTTAGGGTACGCCCTCATGCGCCTTCTCCTCGCCCAGGCCAAGGAGGTCTTCGCCAAGGAAGGCTTCTCCCTCCTGCAGGCGGAGGTGCTCAGGTTGGTGCGGGAAGGGGTGGACACCCCCTCCCACCTGGCGGAGCACCTCGGGGTGCAGCCCTCCCAGGTCTCCCACCTCCTGGCCTCCCTGGAGGAGGCGGGCTTCCTGGAGCGGAGCCTGGACTCCGGGGACCGGAGAAGGGTCCACCTGCACCTCACCCCCAAGGGGGAGGAGGTCCAGGCCCGGCTCAGGGAGGCCTGGCTCCTGGCCTACGCCAAGCACCTCTCCCGGCTGGACGAAGGGGAGCTCCTCCTCTTTCGGGATCTCCTAAAGAAGCTCACGGAGGTGGGGCGTGGCTAGGGCCTTGGTCCTCCTCCTCCTGGGGCCCGCCTGGGCCCAGAGCGCCCTAGCCCCCATCCAGGAGCACCCCCTGGCCCGCCAGGCGCAAAGCCTGGTGCAGGCGGCCCTCAAGGCCCTCGAGGCCCAGCGGAGCCCCCTGGCCCTAAACCTCCAGGGAAACTACGGCCGCCTGGGCTACGATTGCACCCCCCCGGGCCTCTGCCAGAACCTCCCCGAGAGCACCGCCAGCCTCACCCTCTCCCTGGTCCTCACCCCCTTCCCCTTCGGGGAGGTGGCCGACGGGCTGGAGCGGGCGCAAATCGCCCTGGGCCAGGCCCAGCTGGGCTACCGCAGGGCCCTCGCCGCCCTTCAGGCCCAGGCGGTGGCCGCCTACGGCCGCCACCAGGAGGCCCTTTTGGCCGAGAAGGTGGCCCTGAAGGGGGTGGAGCTGGCCCAGGCGGCCCTAGAGGCGGCCAAGAGGCGCCAGGCCAACCCCAGGGAGCTGAGGGAGGCGGAGCTCTCCCTGAAGGAGGCGGAGACCCGCCTGGAGGAGGCCCGGCGGGGGGTCCTCCTGGCCCGGCGGGCGGCGGAGGGGCTGGTGGACCTGGAAGCCCCCCTGCCCCCGGTCCCCGTGCCCGATGGGGGGACCTACCTGCAGGTGGAGGAGGCCCAGCTTGGGCTCCTCGAGGCCAGAATCGCCTACGGGAGCGCCCTGAGGGGCCTACTTCCCCAGCTCCAGGCCAGCTACCTCCTCTACCCCTCGGGGAGCGACGCCCTGGCCCTGAGCCTCTCCAGCCGCACCCTCCAGCCCACCCTCTCCTACACCCGCCTGGACCCTCCCCGCCCCCCCACCCAGGTCCCGGGGGTAGGGAGCTACCGGACGACGGAGGAGCTCAGGCTCTCCCTGGCCCTTACCCTTTCCCCGGGGCTCCTCGCCGGCCTCGAGGCGGCAGAGGCCCGCCTCCGGGGGGCGGAGGCCGCCCTCCGGGCGGCGGAAGACCAGGCCAAGCTCCAGGAGGAGACCCTCAGGAACGCCCTCCAGGGGGCCGAGGCGGCCTTGGCCCTGGCCCGGCTCCGCCTCGAGGCGGAAAAGAGGGCCCTGGAGGAGGCGCAGCGCCGCCTGGAGCTGGGCCTGGAGAGCGGGCTCGGCCTCCTCCGGGCGGAGCTCTCCCTCCTGCAGGCCGAGCTAGGGGTGTTGCAGGCGCAGAACAACCTCAGGAACCGCGTGATGGAGCTCTACGGTCTTTACGGCAAGCTCTTGGAGGTCAACCCGTGAAAAGGCTCATCGTCTGGACCCTTCTCCTCCTCCCGGCCCTGGCCCAGCCCCTCCCCGAGGCCCTCAGGAAGGGGTTGGAGACGCCCGGCGTCGCCAACGCCAGGCTGGACCGGGAGGGCAGGGCCAGGGACCTGGCCCGCACCCTGGAGGACCCCCTCCGCACCCCCCTCTCCGAGCTCCAGGCCCGCCAGGCCCTGGAGCTAGCGGAGGCCAGGCTCCAGCGGGCCCTGGCCCAGGCGGAAAACGAGATCCTGGCCGCCTACCTCCAGGCCCTCGAGGCCAGCCTCCAGGTCGGGCTGGCGGCCAAGGCGGTCCAGGTGGCCGATCTGGCCTTGAGGGCCACGGAGATCCGGGTGAGGGGAGGCGGGGCCACCCCCCTGGAGCTGCTGGAGGCCCAGAACCGGCTCCTGGAGGCCCGAAGCAACCTGGAGGTCGCCAGACGGGGAGAGGAGAGCGCCCAGGCCTCCCTGGAGAACCTCCTGGGCCCCTGGAGGCCCGAGGGCGTGGCCGAACTCCCTCCCCTACCCCAGGAGGACCTCCTGGAAACCCTCCTCAGGGAAAACGTGGATTTGCTCCAGCTAAAGCAGTCCCTGGAGCTTTTAAGCTTCCAGCGGGGGCTTTTGGACGAAACCTTTACCCCGAGGAGGGAGATAGAGGCCCTGGAGGAGCAGATCCAGGCCCTGGAGACCAGCCTAGACAACCTGGAGCGCTCCCTGGGGGTGGGGCTGAGGGCCCGCTACGCCCAGCTCGGCCCCCTCCTGCAGGGGGCCCAGGCCGCGGCCGAGGCCTACAGGGCGGCTCAAGAACGCTACGCCGCCGAGGAGAGGCGGTTCCGGGCCGGGCTTACCAGCCAGCTCGCCCTCCTGCAACAAGAGCTCGCCCTCCTCCAGGCCCAACTCGCCCTAGCCCAGGCCCGGCACGCCTACCTGAGGGCCTACTA
The genomic region above belongs to Thermus sediminis and contains:
- a CDS encoding dihydrodipicolinate synthase family protein, whose amino-acid sequence is MILPPIPTPFDREGRLDPEAFRELALALEPLVDGLLVYGSGGEGVHLSPEERRQGLRALKPKKPFLVGLMEETLPQAERALEEAKEAGASALLATPPRYYQGSLGEGLLRYYQALADRAPLFLYHVPQNTKVELPLPAVAALAQHPGVLGIKDSSGEMGRLAFYQAHLKGFRVYTGHAPTFLAALALGAEGGILAAANLVPRAYGTLLARFREGRMAEAQALQKRLFPLGDLLARGGVPLLKQALRHLGLPAGYPRPPYPGESPLWNDFVTVLESLREEGWIL
- the cdd gene encoding cytidine deaminase; the encoded protein is MERIKALLKAHVERAYAPYSGFPVAALLEAEGEVFLGVNVENAALPLSQCAERNAVAAMVLSGKRRIDRVHVYSPKGPIPPCGGCRQVLLEFGGPEVEVVLHGPEGEEVTTLGTLLPLAFRL
- a CDS encoding hemolysin family protein encodes the protein MDRPPSRWLFLLPFGSPALAQSQAPSSGEALLLAFLLGLSAFFSATETALTTLYPWKLRELAERENGPFRLLAQDITRFLTTILVGNNLVNIAATALVTKLATEAFGSAGVGVATGAMTFLILFFGEITPKSLAVHHAPGIARLAVWPIYLLSLLFYPLGRFFSFASGGLLRLLRLEPRGTPLVSEEELRLILAGAEEAGAIEAQEEEMIHSILELEETPVREIMTPRVEMVAIEAEATLEEFLHLFREHGYSRVPVFRESVDHIVGIAYAKDLLDYHCEEDLKGRTVASIAHPPYFVPENMDAWSLLKELRRRKVHMAIVVDEFGGTAGLATMEDVMEEIVGEIYDETDEPEDAAIKRLPNGSLSIQAQTPIDEVSEALGVELPEGEYDTLSGFLYERFARIPSVGESLEWQGWRFVVESASQRRIERVRVERLVEHGED
- a CDS encoding MarR family winged helix-turn-helix transcriptional regulator; amino-acid sequence: MKGPPPPLVAELSALGYALMRLLLAQAKEVFAKEGFSLLQAEVLRLVREGVDTPSHLAEHLGVQPSQVSHLLASLEEAGFLERSLDSGDRRRVHLHLTPKGEEVQARLREAWLLAYAKHLSRLDEGELLLFRDLLKKLTEVGRG
- a CDS encoding TolC family protein gives rise to the protein MARALVLLLLGPAWAQSALAPIQEHPLARQAQSLVQAALKALEAQRSPLALNLQGNYGRLGYDCTPPGLCQNLPESTASLTLSLVLTPFPFGEVADGLERAQIALGQAQLGYRRALAALQAQAVAAYGRHQEALLAEKVALKGVELAQAALEAAKRRQANPRELREAELSLKEAETRLEEARRGVLLARRAAEGLVDLEAPLPPVPVPDGGTYLQVEEAQLGLLEARIAYGSALRGLLPQLQASYLLYPSGSDALALSLSSRTLQPTLSYTRLDPPRPPTQVPGVGSYRTTEELRLSLALTLSPGLLAGLEAAEARLRGAEAALRAAEDQAKLQEETLRNALQGAEAALALARLRLEAEKRALEEAQRRLELGLESGLGLLRAELSLLQAELGVLQAQNNLRNRVMELYGLYGKLLEVNP
- a CDS encoding TolC family protein, translated to MKRLIVWTLLLLPALAQPLPEALRKGLETPGVANARLDREGRARDLARTLEDPLRTPLSELQARQALELAEARLQRALAQAENEILAAYLQALEASLQVGLAAKAVQVADLALRATEIRVRGGGATPLELLEAQNRLLEARSNLEVARRGEESAQASLENLLGPWRPEGVAELPPLPQEDLLETLLRENVDLLQLKQSLELLSFQRGLLDETFTPRREIEALEEQIQALETSLDNLERSLGVGLRARYAQLGPLLQGAQAAAEAYRAAQERYAAEERRFRAGLTSQLALLQQELALLQAQLALAQARHAYLRAYYGLLASR